A portion of the Candidatus Methylacidithermus pantelleriae genome contains these proteins:
- a CDS encoding glutaredoxin family protein, with the protein MSEVKIVAYLKPVCGWSQGVRAVLQKYNLPYEEKDIINHPEYREEMILKSGQPYSPCVEVNGQMLADISGEELEQWLVMHGIVQKDDRPVDVPLNQPCSHEHPPEAEVKLQWW; encoded by the coding sequence ATGAGCGAGGTTAAGATCGTTGCCTACCTGAAACCTGTTTGCGGGTGGAGTCAAGGAGTGAGGGCCGTTTTGCAGAAGTACAACCTGCCCTACGAGGAGAAGGATATCATCAACCACCCGGAATACCGGGAAGAGATGATTCTCAAAAGCGGTCAGCCCTACTCTCCCTGCGTAGAGGTGAACGGCCAGATGTTGGCCGACATTAGTGGAGAGGAGCTCGAACAGTGGCTGGTGATGCATGGGATTGTACAAAAAGATGACCGTCCCGTCGATGTCCCCCTTAACCAGCCTTGTTCCCACGAGCATCCTCCGGAGGCCGAGGTCAAGCTCCAGTGGTGGTAG